A stretch of Pomacea canaliculata isolate SZHN2017 linkage group LG6, ASM307304v1, whole genome shotgun sequence DNA encodes these proteins:
- the LOC112566788 gene encoding uncharacterized protein LOC112566788 isoform X2 — translation MTTTTLSTVMLLMLLVALALGSVIVDEKQYPFRVNCGWPRICTPDLIRYCIKGRLNPVYGSCEIQEAICNGEDWDPSKSCFLPYPVFCDLPHEERPCYLDLSPWCLEGRSEPVHGHCELQDAICNENAVFDVSHSCLTETSLSVR, via the exons ATGACGACTACCACACTGTCCACAgtcatgctgctgatgctgttggtGGCACTGGCCCTGGGGAGTGTGATCGTTG ATGAAAAGCAATACCCCTTCCGAGTAAACTGTGGATGGCCCAGAATATGTACACCGGATCTGATTCGTTACTGCATCAAGGGCCGGCTAAATCCGGTGTATGGAAGCTGTGAGATACAAGAAGCCATATGCAA TGGCGAGGACTGGGACCCCAGCAAGAGCTGCTTTCTGCCCTACCCCGTCTTTTGCGACCTACCGCATGAAGAACGCCCATGTTATCTTGACCTCTCACCCTGGTGTTTGGAGGGACGCTCAGAGCCCGTGCATGGTCACTGTGAACTCCAGGATGCCATTTGTAACGA GAATGCCGTGTTTGATGTCAGCCACAGCTGCTTGACCGAAACAAGCCTCTCCGTTCGTTAA
- the LOC112566788 gene encoding uncharacterized protein LOC112566788 isoform X1, with the protein MTTTTMSTVMLLMLLVALALGSVLPGNKSRVRGRFQLVDDERYPFRIYCGEPVICTPDLIPYCIKGRYNPVYGSCEIQEAICNGEDWDPSKSCFLPYPVFCDLPHEERPCYLDLSPWCLEGRSEPVHGHCELQDAICNENAVFDVSHSCLTETSLSVR; encoded by the exons ATGACGACTACCACAATGTCCACAgtcatgctgctgatgctgttggtGGCACTGGCCCTGGGGAGTGTGCTCCCTGGTAACAAGAGTAGAGTTCGTGGTAGATTTCAACTTGTAGATGACGAGCGATACCCCTTCCGAATATACTGTGGAGAGCCCGTAATATGTACACCGGATCTGATTCCTTACTGCATCAAGGGCCGGTACAATCCGGTGTACGGAAGCTGTGAGATACAAGAAGCCATATGCAA TGGCGAGGACTGGGACCCCAGCAAGAGCTGCTTTCTGCCCTACCCCGTCTTTTGCGACCTACCGCATGAAGAACGCCCATGTTATCTTGACCTCTCACCCTGGTGTTTGGAGGGACGCTCAGAGCCCGTGCATGGTCACTGTGAACTCCAGGATGCCATTTGTAACGA GAATGCCGTGTTTGATGTCAGCCACAGCTGCTTGACCGAAACAAGCCTCTCCGTTCGTTAA